The Variovorax sp. S12S4 genome includes the window TCAGGGCGAACGCCCTCTTGCATCAGCCGGTGTGCCAGTTGGTTGGCCCGGCGGTTCAATTCGCCGTAGCTCAGAACTTCATCGTTGAAAACCAGGGCAACGGCATCGGGAATTTCTGCCGCCTGTTGCTCGATGATGCGATGCACCGTTTGCGCTTCGCCGCGGCGATGCGTGTTGACGCCCCACTGCGCGAGTTGGGCGCGATCTGCGTCGGAGAGCAGCTCCAGCTCGCCAAGCTTCGCTGCCGGCAGCTTTACCAGCGCTTCGAGCACGCGCTGGTAATGACCCGCCATGCGCGCGATGGTGCCCGGCTCGAACAGTTCGGCCGCATAGCGAAAGTTGGCCCGAATGCCGCCGTCTTCGCGCTCGATGGTTTCCAGAGTCAACTCGAAGGGGGCGGCGCGCTGCTCCAGGTCGATGCGCCGCACGCTCAGGTCGGGCCAGCCCCGCAGCGGCTGGTCCCCTTGCCCCAGGTGGTTGAACATCACCTGAAACAGCGACGCGGCGCCGTGCCCATGCTCCGCGCGCAGGGCCTGCACCAGGCGTTCGAACGGCAGGTCCTGGTGGGCTTGCGCTTCGATCGAAGTGTCGCGAACCTGCGCCAGGAGGTCCGCCAGGCTGGTGTGCGCGGCAAGGCGCGCATCGAGCACCAATGTGTTGATGAAGACGCCGATGACGCCCGCCGTCTCCGGCCGGCCGCGGCCCGAGGCAGGCACGCCGACGCGAATTTCGTTCTGGCCCGTGTAGCGGAACAGCAGCGCATGAAAGGCCGCGAGCAGCGCCATGAACAAGGTACCGCCCTGCGCGCGCGAAAGCTGCCTGAGCCCCTCTGCGAGGCCGGCCGGTATGTCGAGCGAATACTGCGTAGCGCTGTAGCGGGCTTCGGCGGAACGCGGCCGGTCGGTGGTCAGCGCCAGCACCGGCTGGCTCGCGCCGAGGCGCTTGCGCCAGTAGGCGAGCTGCCGTTCCCCTTCGCCTTCTTCGAGCCACTTGCGCTGCCACAGCGCGAAGTCGACGTAGCCGATCTCGGGCTGGGCTCGGGTGTCCGGCAGGCCCTGCACTCGCAAGGCGTAAGCCTGCGCAAGGTCGTCCAGCATGAGCTGGACGGACCATGCATCGGAAATGATGTGATGCATCATGAGCAGCAGCTGGTGCTCGCCCTGCGCCATCTTCAGCAAGGCGCAGCGCAGCAAGGGGCCGGTCGTCAGTTCGAAAGGCATGCGGCATACCCGAGCCACCGCTTCGTCGTAGCGGATCTCTCGCTCGGCCGCGTCGAGCACGCTGAGATCGGCGAAAGGAATGTCGATTCGAACCTCTTCCAGAACGCGCTGCTCCGGCAGGCCTTCAGGGCCGGAAGCGAACACGGTTCGCAATGCGTCGTGGCGTTCGGTGAGCGACTGCATTGCAGCCTGCAGCGCCCCGATATCGAGCGGGCCTGAAAAACCAAGCCCGCCGCCGACGTGGTACGCCGTATTGGCGGGGTTCAGCTGCCACAGGAACCATTGGCCCTGCTGCGCGAAGGAAACGGGGGCGGGGCCGGCGTTGTGGCCGCGCACGATGCTATCGCGCGCGGGTGCCGCATTGCCGCCCTGCTTCACCCGGCTTTGCAGCAGTCTCAGCTGCTCGGGCGACAGGCGCGCGCGACGTTCGGAAAGGTGAGATGTCTCGCTCATGATGAAAAACTTGCGGTGATGCGGTCTGTTGCCGGTTGTGGGTCTGCGGTGGCCTCGGCCTCGCGCTCGATCTCTTCGATCAGCCGCAGTTCGATCAATGCGGCCAGCTCGGCCACGGTCGGCGCCTTGAAGAAATCGGCAGGCTGCAGCTCGACGCCATAAGCCTTGCGCACGCGGGACAGCAGTCGAATGGCCAGCAGCGAATCGCCGCCGAGTTCGAACAGGTTGTCGTGCGCGCCCACGGGCGAGATGCCAAGTGCCTCGGTCCACAGCGCAGCCAGGCCTTCTTCCAGTTCGCCTTCAGGGGCGGCATACGCGGTGGGCAGCGCGGGGCGTGAATGGCTGGCACGGGCTTCGCCCACCGATACCACCGATGGGGCGCCCGCTGCATCCTGGGCCTCCACCGCATCCAGCAGGTTGCCCAACGGACGAAGGCGCGGCGCGAGAGCCGAAACGGACACCACCGTCTGCGGCAGGTCGGGGCCGTTGACGATGCGTTCGAAGGCGAGCACGCCGGTGCGCTCGTCCAGGCCGACGCCCTCCGGCAGGTCCATGTCGGCCGCTGAGCCCACATCGCGCCATGCATCCCAGTTGACCGAAAACACCGGCAGCGCCGATGTGCGGCGGTGCGCCGCAGCCAGTGCATCGAGATAGGCATTGGCAGCCGCATAGTCGCTGCGGCCCAGCCCGCCGGCGAGCTTGGCAATGGAAGAACAGAAGAGCACGAAGTCCAGCGGCTCTTCGCGCAGGGCTGCAAGCAGCTCGCGCGTGCCCGCCACCTTGGGGGCGAACGCCGCTTCCACCTGGGCGCGGGTGCGCTGGGCGATCATGCCGAGCCCCGGGTCCATCACCGCGTGAACCACTCCGTTGACGGCGCCGAAGCGCGCATGCGCCGCCGCGAGGGCATCGCGCAGCTGCGCGGCATCGGTCACGTCCGCCGTGACCGTCAGCACCTGCGCGCCCGTCGTTTCGAGTTCGATCAGCTGCCGCAGCTTGCGCCGCAGTGCAGCGGGCTCACCGGACGATGCGGCAATGCGCTCCCAGTCGCCGCGCGCGGGCAGCGGCGTGCGGCCGAGCAGCACGAGGCGTGCCTTCCATGCGCGGCTCAGGTGCCGCGCGAGCGCAAGACCGACACCGCCCATTCCGCCGGTGATGAGGTACACACCGCCTTCGCGCAAGCGCTGCGTGGCGGCCTGCTTGGGCAACGGCTCGTAGCTCTTGAGCCAACGGTGGGGCCCGCGATAGGCCACCACGAAATCGTCTTGC containing:
- a CDS encoding amino acid adenylation domain-containing protein, which produces MSETSHLSERRARLSPEQLRLLQSRVKQGGNAAPARDSIVRGHNAGPAPVSFAQQGQWFLWQLNPANTAYHVGGGLGFSGPLDIGALQAAMQSLTERHDALRTVFASGPEGLPEQRVLEEVRIDIPFADLSVLDAAEREIRYDEAVARVCRMPFELTTGPLLRCALLKMAQGEHQLLLMMHHIISDAWSVQLMLDDLAQAYALRVQGLPDTRAQPEIGYVDFALWQRKWLEEGEGERQLAYWRKRLGASQPVLALTTDRPRSAEARYSATQYSLDIPAGLAEGLRQLSRAQGGTLFMALLAAFHALLFRYTGQNEIRVGVPASGRGRPETAGVIGVFINTLVLDARLAAHTSLADLLAQVRDTSIEAQAHQDLPFERLVQALRAEHGHGAASLFQVMFNHLGQGDQPLRGWPDLSVRRIDLEQRAAPFELTLETIEREDGGIRANFRYAAELFEPGTIARMAGHYQRVLEALVKLPAAKLGELELLSDADRAQLAQWGVNTHRRGEAQTVHRIIEQQAAEIPDAVALVFNDEVLSYGELNRRANQLAHRLMQEGVRPEVKVGVALERSIELVVGLLAILKAGGAYVPLDPEYPVDRIAYMAEDSGLALVLTQERLKERLQLQAGAPVLALDTLDLGGYPEADPAVALGSDNLAYVIYTSGSTGKPKGAANRHGSLYNRLVWMQQAYALGEADTVLQKTPFSFDVSVWEFFWPLMFGARLAVANPGDHREPARLVQLIRAHEVTTLHFVPSMLQAFLAHQGVEACTSLRRIVCSGEALAAEAQNEVFRRLPQAALYNLYGPTEAAIDVTHWRCRDDGRTQVPIGRPIDDTQTYVLDAEMNLVPPGAAGELYLGGAGLGRGYVRRAALTSERFVADPFDSEGGARLYRTGDLVRWSSEGQLDYLGRIDHQVKIRGFRIELGEIEAQLLAQPEVREAVVVASQGTGGARLVAYVSAQAEHAIDAARLREQLGRALPDYMVPALFMVLETLPLNANGKVDRKALPEPERASAQAYEPPQGAREEALAAIWAEVLGVQRVGRHDNFFELGGHSLMSVQVVARVQGAMHADLTVSDIFRQPVLMDMAALIADAGERKPVAQSLSDIDAFMDSLEIA